One Zeugodacus cucurbitae isolate PBARC_wt_2022May chromosome 3, idZeuCucr1.2, whole genome shotgun sequence genomic region harbors:
- the LOC105217265 gene encoding GATOR complex protein MIOS, giving the protein MMSGTIHGLSWFPQFPDKFVTWGQEIKLYERTQHDDNRRSALPNISANFLATETRYQYARCVQPSYHKNRPIIAVGLGDGKVGICDFHETVDNSWEFTPRQQRMCLCLAWNELDHNVLAIGHDRHRSDSCITIWDIERGVPKDSVSFFGHSESAHSMCWDKNHRVLIAGMSQKQIKLFDLKQGNTTCQSIQTKMVHGLAVAPNGNYLCSYLDSVITLWDLRVLDHPLKIIQSGKNHLQLSWCPTRTSLLTSLQRESPFITLYDIRSVDAESSREVYHVKRQLQPFQPKYYTSNKPPTLTSLSWHNTDYERALLLSEQGNILEIRLPLSLLTTYSNHKKLPLLPQRPLAIANSPTRQNSSQSTSSLTSTSLMNSALNFEILDHSLSKEDLVEETYQRALSDYGLKTDMHVDSLPLTPYLKSVWLTLGNLYREERLTGLKSVLGINLGHTSEALMASSRIESHALQWPDFINSNNLVCYRSEQRDIALKLCGWVFEQDLERFVNSLCENKEFSRAAMICVFHLKIVFACDILSKAADLSRNSKDPHDASMFRIAAIALSSFNADRCNSTWRNQRSNANKQIQDAHLRAIFSFLTTENDNFDAVLTEDGISLADRVAFACKYLSESKLSDYVKQLIQKSIENGDLNGLLLTGESLDGINILQAYLDGTSDVQSVALIAVNYFHREHFTDNRIQYWISSYLDDLNSWGLWEKRAELDIKIENLRTGKRATRSVYLSCNFCGKSVSNALQEDARMRSASSNVNKLSSCPSCRKPLPRCSLCLLHMGTTLNITLPSDAAHESLGWQSKPFSKWFSWCQTCRHGGHTEHMMQWFKQNSECPVSSCTCRCFDMDGTIPNDIPDYS; this is encoded by the exons ATGATGAGTGGCACAATTCATGGATTAAGTTGGTTTCCACAATTTCCAGACAAGTTTGTAACATGGGGACAAGAAATAAAACTCTACGAGCGCACACAACACGATGATAATCGACGCA GTGCTTTACCGAACATTTCCGCCAATTTTTTGGCCACCGAAACACGTTACCAATATGCACGTTGTGTACAGCCCTCATACCACAAGAATCGTCCCATTATCGCTGTCGGCTTGGGTGATGGCAAAGTGGGCATATGTGATTTTCATGAAACTGTCGACAACAGCTGGGAGTTCA CACCACGCCAGCAACGCATGTGCCTTTGTCTAGCTTGGAATGAGTTGGACCACAATGTATTGGCCATAGGGCACGATCGTCATCGCTCAGACTCATGCATCACAATTTGGGATATTGAACGTGGTGTGCCCAAGGATTCTG ttAGCTTCTTTGGTCACTCCGAATCTGCACACTCTATGTGTTGGGACAAAAATCATCGCGTACTCATTGCCGGTATGAGTCAGAAACAAATCAAGCTTTTCGATTTGAAGC AGGGCAACACCACTTGTCAGTCTATACAAACGAAAATGGTGCATGGTCTAGCTGTAGCGCCAAATGGCAATTATCTTTGCTCCTATTTGGACTCTGTGATTACTTTATGGGACTTGCGCGTGCTCGATCATCCACTAAAGATTATACAATCCGGCAAAAATCATTTACAACTCAGCTGGTGTCCAACACG CACCAGCTTACTTACCTCGCTACAACGTGAGTCACCCTTCATTACACTCTATGACATACGCAGTGTTGACGCGGAGAGCAGTCGTGAGGTGTACCACGTCAAGCGTCAATTGCAGCCATTCCAACCCAAATACTACACATCAAATAAACCACCTACACTAACCTCACTTTCATGGCACAATACGGATTACGAACGCGCTTTGCTATTATCGGAGCAAG gCAACATTTTGGAAATTCGCTTACCGCTCTCCCTACTCACCACTTATAGCAATCATAAGAAATTACCACTTCTACCACAGCGTCCATTGGCTATCGCCAATTCGCCGACACGTCAAAATAGCAGTCAGAGCACTTCGTCTTTAACCTCAACATCGCTAATGAATTCGGCtcttaattttgaaatacttgATCATAGTTTATCCAAAGAAGATTTAGTTGAGGAAACCTATCAGCGTGCTTTGAGCGATTATGGGCTCAAAACTGATATGCATGTGGATAGTTTACCGTTAACGCCTTATTTAAAGAGCGTTTGGCTCACGCTGGGTAATTTATATAGAGAAGAGCGTTTAACGGGTCTTAAAAGTGTATTGGGCATTAATTTGGGACACACATCTGAGGCGTTAATGGCATCGTCACGCATAGAGTCGCATGCGTTGCAATGGCCGGATTTtatcaattcaaataatttggTGTGCTATAG aagTGAACAACGTGATATTGCTCTCAAGCTTTGTGGCTGGGTTTTCGAACAGGATCTGGAGCGTTTCGTGAATAGTTTGTGCGAAAATAAG GAATTCAGTCGTGCCGCGATGATCTgcgtttttcatttaaaaatcgtCTTCGCTTGTGATATACTCTCAAAAGCGGCTGATCTCTCACGCAACTCCAAGGATCCACATGATGCAAGCATGTTTCGCATAGCGGCGATTGCGCTCTCCAGCTTCAATGCGGATCGTTGCAATTCCACTTGGCGCAATCAACGCTCGAATGCGAATAAACAAATACAGGATGCGCATTTACGTGCGATTTTCTCATTTCTCACCACCGAAAATGATAATTTCGATGCGGTGTTG ACCGAAGACGGCATTTCGCTCGCCGATCGTGTGGCTTTCGCTTGCAAATACTTGTCGGAGAGCAAATTGTCCGACTATGTGAAACAGTTGATACAGAAATCGATTGAAAATGGTGACTTAAATGGCTTGCTGCTCACTGGTGAATCGCTAGATggcataaatatattacaaGCTTACTTGGATGGCACCTCTGATGTGCAAAGTGTTGCGCTTATAGCGGTAAATTACTTTCATCGCGAGCACTTTACCGATAATCGCATACAGTACTGGATTAGCAg TTATTTGGACGACTTGAACTCTTGGGGCTTGTGGGAGAAACGCGCTGAATTggatataaaaattgaaaatttgcgcACTGGCAAACGTGCTACACGCAGTGTCTATCTCTCATGCAACTTTTGTGGTAAATCGGTCTCAAATGCTTTGCAGGAGGATGCGCGCATGCGCAGCGCTTCTTCGAATGTCAATAAG CTCTCTAGCTGCCCCAGTTGCCGTAAGCCGCTTCCACGCTGTTCTCTTTGCTTACTACACATGGGTACCACGCTTAATATAACGCTACCCAGCGATGCGGCGCATGAAAGCCTTGGCTGGCAGTCGAAACCGTTCTCCAAATGGTTCTCTTGGTGTCAAACCTGCCGTCATGGCGGTCACACCGAACACATGATGCAGTGGTTCAA ACAAAACTCCGAGTGCCCGGTGAGCTCCTGTACTTGTCGTTGCTTTGACATGGACGGCACCATACCCAATGACATACCCGACTATTCGTAG
- the Slc26a11_1 gene encoding sodium-independent sulfate anion transporter: MSNYDSGTKSQMLPQDATQIIMESAKPFTSDALRRKSTPHTVGGKMKKALRSRLEILNWIGDYNTEWAMSDLIAGITLGLTIIPESIACALLAGLPARYGLCSAFLGSFVYLIFGSINKVIIGPTSLVALVSLQFTVGKPIEFAILLTFLTGVVELIMGSLRVGVIFEFLSVPIIKAFSSATAILVIESQIKVMLGVKYLVSGFIASVGTLLPRLPETNVGDLVMGLFAVCFLLGVEQLEKLANHPKLNPKVSTILRYLSFSRNTLVVIITGAVSYIWLSEESSVPYALSANALSGLPNFTIPEFSVETPEKTYTFVDMLAELNVGIIVIPIIGILTNISIGKLTPKGMVDANKELITVGLCNLAGSCVQSMPVSGAFSRYAISNGCGLKTPMANLYLGAIVLLALGFLSPYFNYIPESTLAAILMCSIVTLLDLKLPCRLWRDAKRDFCVWVLCFTVCILCGVEVGLLVSIIVTVLHLLFMWAHPKISVKIEEANELQYIRITPVGVIYFPAINHLRAKVMKACERVQFSLPVVMDCHKITGIDFTAAMGISKLPDDLSQSESGDGPLLVIHRLGADKQRLIQPSAKLIFCEDDERLSECITQESLKNGNVVLKEQEKSVNGVLSETHLDLHY, encoded by the exons ATGTCGAACTACGATAGTGGCACCAAGTCACAAATGTTGCCACAGGATGCCACACAAATCATTATGGAATCGGCGAAACCGTTCACCAGCGATGCGCTGCGCCGCAAATCGACACCACACACAGTGGGCGGTAAAATGAAAAAGGCGCTACGCAGTCGTCTGGAAATACTCAATTGGATTGGTGATTATAACACGGAATGGGCCATGAGTGATTTAATAGCGGGTATAACACTCGGTCTAACCATCATACCCGAGAGTATTGCCTGCGCACTGCTAGCCGGTCTACCTGCACGTTATGGTCTGTGTTCGGCGTTTTTGGGTTCCTTCGTCTATCTGATATTCGGTTCGATAAATAAAGTGATCATTGGTCCTACCAGTCTGGTGGCACTGGTCAGTTTGCAATTCACTGTCGGCAAGCCAATTGAATTCGCTATATTGCTCACCTTCCTCACCGGCGTTGTGGAGCTGATAATGGGTTCGTTGCGAGTGG GTGTAATATTCGAATTCCTCTCAGTGCCAATCATTAAGGCTTTCTCCTCAGCCACAGCTATACTCGTCATCGAATCACAGATCAAAGTTATGCTGGGTGTCAAGTATCTCGTGTCGGGGTTTATTGCATCTGTTGGCACGCTTTTACCCAGACTGCCGGAAACCAATGTTGGCGATCTCGTAATGGGTCTGTTTGCGGTTTGTTTTCTGCTCGGCGTTGAG caATTGGAAAAATTGGCGAATCATCCAAAATTGAATCCGAAAGTGAGCACCATACTGCGTTATTTATCATTCTCACGTAATACTTTGGTCGTTATAATCACCGGCGCTGTTTCGTACATTTGGCTCAGCGAGGAAAGCTCTGTACCATATGCGCTGAGCGCCAATGCACTGTCAGGACTACCCAACTTTACGATTCCAGAGTTCTCAGTGGAAACACCCgaaaaaacatatacatttgtCGATATGTTAGCCGAATTGAATGTTGGTATTATTGTTATACCCATCATTGGTATACTCACCAATATCTCAATTGGTAAACTGA CTCCCAAGGGCATGGTCGATGCTAATAAGGAATTGATTACTGTTGGTTTGTGTAATCTTGCGGGTTCCTGCGTACAATCTATGCCTGTTTCAGGCGCTTTCTCACGCTATGCCATCAGTAATGGTTGCGGGCTCAAGACGCCTATGGCCAATTTGTATTTAG GTGCCATTGTGCTGCTGGCGCTTGGCTTTCTCAGTCCCTACTTCAATTACATACCCGAATCAACGCTCGCCGCCATTTTAATGTGTTCCATTGTCACACTTCTGGATTTGAAGCTGCCATGTCGCCTGTGGCGTGATGCGAAGCGCGACTTCTGCGTTTGGGTATTATGTTTCACAGTGTGTATACTGTGCGGTGTGGAAGTAGGCCTGCTGGTCAGTATTATAGTCACAGTGCTGCATTTACTATTCATGTGGGCGCATCCCAAGATCTCAGTGAAAATTGAAGAG GCCAATGAGCTGCAGTACATACGTATTACCCCCGTCGGCGTCATCTACTTCCCCGCCATCAATCATTTGCGCGCCAAAGTGATGAAGGCATGCGAACGCGTACAATTCAGTCTGCCCGTGGTCATGGACTGCCACAAGATCACCGGCATTGACTTCACTGCGGCGATGGGTATCTCGAAGTTGCCCGACGATCTGTCACAATCGGAAAGCGGCGATGGACCACTGTTGGTCATACATCGGCTCGGGGCGGATAAACAGCGACTAATTCAACCATCCGCCAAGTTGATATTCTGCGAAGATGACGAGCGATTGAGCGAGTGCATCACACAGGAATCGCTAAAGAATGGCAATGTGGTGTTAAAAGAACAAGAGAAATCTGTGAATGGGGTGCTAAGTGAGACCCACTTAGATTTGCATTATTAA